The following are encoded together in the Robertmurraya sp. FSL R5-0851 genome:
- a CDS encoding L-lactate MFS transporter codes for MNRWLVVLGAVLIQINLGAVYAWSLFNQPLIDKFGWAREDVVVTFSITIVVFAFATIFAGRLQDHIGPRWVATIGGLLLGIGLLLSSQATSLLQLYFFYGVIGGIGIGMTYVCPLSACVKWFPDKRGFISGVAVAGFGLGGLIYKPLIGYLIELSGVSSTFMYLGIIYLLFVIAGAQLLKNPTEEQVVKYQPKQQTSINQVKTFVDTSNQFTPKQMLRTQQFYLLWFMFLFGSVSGLMVISFAVDIGVEMANLELEQAGNAVMVIALFNAAGRIVWGKLSDRFGRKSTLITIYGLTAGMMFYMSTGMMNYALFLMAVSLIGFCFGGFLALFPSVTADYFGVRNMGSNYGFMYQAYGLSAFVGPMVVKSLPFTSAFLLAGCICIVAIILARVIEVPKIIPGERLLEREA; via the coding sequence TTGAATCGTTGGTTAGTGGTGTTGGGGGCCGTTCTCATTCAAATTAATTTAGGGGCGGTGTATGCTTGGAGTCTTTTTAATCAGCCGCTTATCGATAAGTTTGGTTGGGCTAGGGAAGATGTGGTTGTTACTTTTTCGATCACGATTGTTGTTTTTGCATTTGCAACCATTTTTGCTGGTAGACTGCAAGATCATATTGGACCGAGGTGGGTCGCAACAATTGGAGGTTTATTGCTAGGGATTGGATTGCTGCTATCAAGTCAAGCAACTTCCCTATTACAGCTCTATTTCTTCTATGGTGTTATCGGAGGAATTGGGATTGGAATGACCTACGTTTGTCCACTATCCGCATGTGTAAAGTGGTTTCCTGATAAAAGAGGATTTATAAGTGGTGTAGCTGTCGCAGGATTTGGACTAGGTGGTCTGATTTACAAACCATTGATTGGATATCTTATTGAATTATCAGGAGTTTCTTCAACTTTTATGTATTTAGGAATCATATATTTATTGTTTGTTATTGCTGGGGCACAGTTGCTCAAAAATCCAACAGAGGAGCAGGTAGTAAAGTATCAACCTAAACAACAAACATCTATTAATCAGGTAAAAACATTTGTAGATACGAGCAATCAGTTTACACCTAAACAAATGCTTCGAACTCAACAGTTTTATTTATTATGGTTCATGTTTTTATTTGGTAGTGTTTCTGGTTTAATGGTGATTAGTTTTGCTGTCGACATCGGAGTTGAGATGGCAAATCTAGAACTTGAACAAGCAGGAAATGCGGTTATGGTGATTGCCCTGTTTAATGCGGCAGGACGTATTGTATGGGGAAAACTATCCGATCGTTTTGGACGGAAATCTACATTAATCACCATTTATGGCTTAACAGCCGGAATGATGTTTTATATGAGTACAGGAATGATGAACTATGCTCTGTTTTTAATGGCTGTTTCTTTAATTGGATTTTGCTTCGGTGGTTTTCTCGCTCTTTTCCCATCTGTTACTGCAGACTATTTTGGTGTACGAAACATGGGAAGTAACTACGGCTTTATGTATCAAGCCTACGGGTTATCTGCGTTTGTTGGGCCGATGGTTGTGAAGTCCCTTCCGTTTACCTCTGCTTTTTTACTAGCGGGTTGTATCTGTATTGTGGCAATTATTTTGGCAAGAGTGATTGAAGTACCAAAGATCATTCCTGGAGAAAGGCTTCTTGAAAGAGAAGCATAA
- a CDS encoding YesL family protein — MMKYENNAFFRMLEIVTAFFQLNILWLIFCLPVITIFPATVAMYCVTRQWIIHKDYSVFRSYMKFFKENFKQSFVLGLIWLVLSGLLFLDFTLMNSLGSLQPIFYSIFLLIGFILLITTIYIFPMIAHYRMKTIDLVKNSFFFSLRFLPTTFLSLICMVATGLLLYFWQITFLFIYSVCAFCISFLCHRVLQKVQEQVKAL, encoded by the coding sequence ATGATGAAATACGAAAACAATGCTTTTTTTAGAATGCTAGAAATTGTAACCGCTTTTTTTCAACTTAATATTTTATGGCTTATTTTTTGTCTTCCAGTTATCACTATTTTCCCTGCGACCGTTGCAATGTACTGTGTCACTCGACAATGGATTATCCACAAGGACTATAGTGTCTTTCGTTCGTATATGAAATTTTTCAAAGAAAACTTCAAACAAAGCTTTGTGCTTGGGTTGATTTGGTTAGTGCTCTCCGGTCTATTATTTTTAGACTTTACTTTAATGAATAGCCTCGGGTCTTTACAACCTATCTTCTATTCTATCTTTTTACTGATCGGATTTATATTATTAATAACAACGATTTATATTTTTCCGATGATTGCTCACTACCGAATGAAAACAATCGATCTCGTCAAAAACTCATTTTTCTTTTCTCTAAGATTCTTACCAACCACGTTTTTGTCCTTGATATGTATGGTGGCTACAGGGTTACTCCTTTATTTTTGGCAAATTACTTTTTTATTCATCTATAGTGTTTGTGCTTTTTGTATCAGCTTTCTTTGTCATCGGGTCTTACAAAAAGTTCAAGAACAGGTCAAAGCCTTATGA
- a CDS encoding HAD family hydrolase, whose translation MTIKALFFDLDDTLHDSQYPFEKTVEELLPELVSELNMNELSIKFREASDWLWKDYVAGNMSLVDLRTKRIMLALKRMDITINTEMAQLFQKQYEYNQSQLKMFPEVPDLLGKLKKKGITVGMITNGPVEHQHSKISSLGLKSHIPNDLIFVSDGVGVAKPNPDIFHHVSKHVNLLPHELLYVGDSWENDIVGSSKAGWHSLWFNHRKKEPETNHKPLAVIHNLSSILDYL comes from the coding sequence ATGACGATTAAAGCACTATTTTTTGATTTGGACGATACCTTACATGACTCGCAATACCCTTTTGAAAAAACGGTAGAAGAACTGCTCCCGGAACTAGTTTCAGAATTAAATATGAATGAACTATCTATAAAGTTTAGAGAGGCAAGTGACTGGTTGTGGAAGGACTATGTGGCAGGGAACATGTCTCTTGTCGACCTTCGAACGAAGAGGATTATGTTAGCGTTAAAAAGGATGGATATAACGATCAATACTGAGATGGCTCAATTGTTTCAAAAGCAATACGAGTATAATCAGAGTCAGCTTAAGATGTTTCCGGAGGTACCCGATCTTCTAGGAAAACTGAAAAAGAAGGGTATTACCGTAGGAATGATCACAAACGGTCCGGTCGAGCATCAGCATAGTAAAATTTCTTCTTTAGGGCTGAAAAGTCATATTCCAAATGATCTTATTTTTGTATCTGATGGAGTGGGGGTGGCTAAGCCTAATCCAGATATCTTTCATCATGTGAGTAAACATGTAAATTTATTGCCTCATGAATTACTATACGTAGGTGATTCTTGGGAGAACGATATTGTTGGCTCATCGAAAGCGGGCTGGCATTCGCTTTGGTTTAACCATCGAAAAAAAGAGCCTGAAACCAACCATAAGCCTTTAGCAGTTATCCATAATCTATCAAGCATTTTGGATTACCTATAA
- a CDS encoding LysM peptidoglycan-binding domain-containing protein, with the protein MQFFYTVRPGDTLFQIASRWKLSYESLAAANNLLPPYTIYVGQQLSMPPGVDRVRVNSGDTVFNIAQTFGVPQSVIIQANQLQPPYTIQVGQLLKVPPGNPFYVVQPGDTLFQIANRYNVTTRGQSNYELIRQVNQLPNYNLSPGMRLRIPYAPPGDLGMIAYTSNRGGSYDLWVYHLRNGQNAQLTSGLGESYTTPFWSPDSTKIAFVGRNGVLFILDAGDGSTSRIDQFTEGEGIFLDWSPDSQRLAYVKDNQIILYRVSTHQVQRIEAVNATDVQWFPNGNELLYQAPDESGVSQLYRITTDGTDKQQMTENAGGRLNNVRLSPNGLYVLYTSPGVSISIIYTISLTSGQIFEVKGGPLAKNYFPIWSSDSSTIAYSATAFEEVGYFSLIRTTGRKGENDRTRAISSCFATPVTWSPESPKLAYLSGCNGEGIGREMWVLDVRHPVPIKIVEGGQITSLQWSPVPISSLKKTFTSDRFNVQFQYPAHWKQESDERYEGPDGFFQVAAISSEEPIHTVCQNEAFHQLLPYGTKPLILQTNIQTQEACYIFPSEDQPAEMGGQAALIVRYPQPIQIGDTFYHYFILWADQNHLYEISSTLTFLR; encoded by the coding sequence ATGCAATTTTTTTACACGGTCCGCCCTGGGGATACACTATTTCAAATTGCAAGTCGATGGAAGCTTTCTTATGAGTCACTTGCTGCGGCTAATAATCTATTGCCACCCTATACGATATATGTTGGTCAGCAACTGTCTATGCCACCAGGAGTAGATAGAGTTCGGGTAAATTCAGGTGATACCGTATTTAACATAGCTCAAACGTTTGGCGTGCCACAATCTGTGATTATACAAGCCAATCAGCTTCAGCCACCTTATACGATACAAGTGGGGCAACTACTGAAAGTACCTCCCGGAAACCCTTTCTATGTCGTTCAGCCTGGAGATACCTTATTTCAAATCGCAAACAGATACAACGTCACTACAAGGGGACAAAGTAATTATGAGCTGATTCGACAGGTGAACCAGCTTCCAAACTACAATCTTTCCCCGGGTATGCGATTAAGAATTCCGTATGCTCCACCTGGTGATCTTGGTATGATTGCGTATACTTCCAATCGGGGAGGTAGCTACGATCTATGGGTTTATCATCTTAGGAACGGACAAAATGCGCAGCTCACTAGTGGATTAGGAGAATCATATACTACTCCATTTTGGTCCCCCGATAGTACCAAGATTGCTTTTGTAGGAAGAAATGGTGTCTTGTTCATCCTTGATGCAGGGGATGGGAGCACCTCTCGGATTGACCAATTCACTGAAGGAGAAGGGATCTTTTTAGATTGGTCCCCAGACAGTCAGAGGCTTGCTTATGTAAAAGATAATCAAATCATCTTATATCGAGTGTCTACCCATCAGGTTCAACGAATAGAAGCAGTAAATGCGACGGATGTACAGTGGTTTCCGAATGGGAACGAACTCCTTTATCAAGCTCCTGATGAAAGCGGGGTTAGTCAGCTTTATCGTATAACTACGGATGGTACCGACAAACAACAAATGACTGAAAACGCGGGTGGAAGATTAAACAATGTTCGCTTATCCCCGAATGGTTTATACGTCTTATACACAAGTCCGGGGGTGAGTATTTCTATTATTTATACGATCTCACTTACAAGTGGACAGATTTTCGAGGTGAAGGGAGGCCCGCTCGCAAAAAATTATTTTCCAATATGGTCATCAGATTCTTCGACAATTGCTTATAGTGCGACAGCCTTTGAAGAGGTAGGCTATTTCTCATTGATTCGAACCACAGGCAGGAAAGGAGAGAATGATCGGACGAGAGCCATATCGTCTTGTTTCGCAACTCCTGTTACTTGGTCGCCAGAATCACCAAAATTAGCTTATCTCTCGGGTTGTAATGGAGAAGGAATAGGGAGAGAAATGTGGGTGCTAGATGTACGCCATCCTGTTCCGATAAAGATTGTAGAGGGAGGACAAATCACCTCCTTACAATGGTCACCTGTTCCCATTTCCTCTTTAAAAAAGACATTTACAAGTGATCGCTTTAACGTCCAATTTCAGTACCCGGCACACTGGAAGCAGGAGAGTGATGAAAGATATGAAGGCCCTGATGGATTTTTTCAAGTCGCTGCCATATCTTCCGAGGAACCTATCCACACGGTCTGTCAAAATGAAGCCTTCCACCAATTACTCCCGTACGGTACCAAACCACTTATCCTACAAACAAACATACAAACTCAGGAGGCTTGCTATATCTTTCCATCAGAAGATCAACCCGCTGAAATGGGAGGGCAAGCAGCACTAATTGTCAGATATCCACAACCAATTCAAATCGGAGACACCTTCTATCATTATTTTATTCTATGGGCAGACCAAAATCATTTATATGAAATTAG